ACTCCTGCATGAGCCGACTGAAGGCACAGCTGGAGCCGCTTGCAGAGAGACTGTTGAAGACCCCGGAGCCTGTGCAGGTTTTTGAGAGATCTGTGTACAGCGACAGGTACGGTACCCAGAAACCCTGTTCCAAGCCCTTTACCGCAGCGTGTGAGCCATGGTACTGCCCGTTGGTGTGCAGAGAAATGCCACAGCATCTTGAGATCGTGAAGGTCTttaattaaaatagagaaaaaagagaattaagtGCCCAGTAAACTTCATGTTGATGGCAGCAGATAGCAGCAAACGTAAAAGGAATTCAGTGACTCAGGCAAAAATGGGCATCTTGGAAACTAGTCAGCCCCAAGATGTGCACGTTGAAGGTAAGAGAACGAGCCTGCAGCCTCCACTTGGCACAGAACTGGAAGCGATGCTTGACTAAAGAAATGCACGTGTTCCTCTTGGTAGGTCCACTGATAACTGGTGCTCTAGGAACACTAGAGAAAGCAACAGGAACACCCAGATCTTCAAAACCGTTTTTGCACTTTGCCGTTCGCTTCTGACCCGTGTCGGGCGAAGGCAGTAGCTGGATTGGTCTTGCTCTCGTGGACCTGCTCTGTAAAATCCTTTGGGCGACGCCTCACAGGCTACATAACGGTTGTTCCATTTAGCTTGGCAACAGTTAACTGTGCCCAGACGACTGTGTCTTCTCTGTTGCTCAGGCATATATTGAGGACGGATCCAAGGACATTGGTGCAGTTCCCAGTGTAAGCTGGCAGCTTGGACAGAGCAGGTGGTTCTCCCTCAGAAAACAGACTTGTTGCGGTTGTGTTGAGCAGCGCAGCTCTGAAGGGTGAAAGGCGCTTGAGTGAGCGGGCTGCGTAGGGAGGCTTGAGGGCCTGGCTCCTTGGTGCGGTGGCTCTTATTTCCTGCTTCTCATATGCTGGCTCGCTGCTGCTGTGGGAttttctttgcagtgtggcagcaGCCAGTTCTGTGGAATAACGCATAGCAGGGTTTACGTTAAACACGTGCACACCATTTCCATGCATGGCTTGTAGGAAACCCTGTAGAAAACCGCGGACCCTGACTTGCTGTTTGCATTGTTGCGCCAAAAAGGATGAGCCTGGCCTGCTTGATTAAAGCTGCGTGTGGGAGCTGGAAGCAGTTGGGtggtgtgctgtgtgggtgctgCCAGATAGGGAGGATATGAGTGTTCAGAGAGATGCTGACGCGAAAACGGGAACTGGAAGCCTGTTTCCTCATACTCCGTGGCTCTCAGCTGCGGATCAGGGAGGAGGTGCTTGTCCTTCTGGAAAGGTACCTCCCGTGCTGTGAGGGAGTTGGGCTGTTTGACATAAGTTAGCATTTGAAATGGGGCACGCTTGCAACGTGGCTGTAGGGGCAAGGGCAAACTATCCCAGAGCGCTCTGAAAGCGCAAATGTCAGGCGAGAGGAGTGTGAGCAGGGCCTTTGGGTAGAGATGAAACTTgtgaggtggggagggaagggtggAACTGTTACTCCTGGCTGAGATTGACTCTTCAAGTTTCTCCTGAGCTCAGGAAACTGGAATTGTCACTATGCTGGGTCAAAAACGCAGTGAGATTACTTAGGCAGTTGGCTCCTTAAGGACCTCTTGCTACTGCAGACGAAGTGATGTCGGCACAGCCTTTAGACTTTGGCAGTTTCGGTGGACTGCCTGCAGCGGGAGAGCTTCTTTCCTTAACCATGTTCTCCTCTGCCAAGATATATCTTCAGAGCAAGCTCCTAAGGCCTGTCCGCTCAGTGTTTTGCCTGTGACAGATATCCAGACCCCTTCCAGAGGGGCGCCTGGTGCGTACTATTGAGGCCAGTtgggacagaaaaggaaaataagagtgAAATTCCCTGGGCATTGATTCGTCATGGGATGGTTCAGGGCTTGCGGTTCTCGATTGCTAGTTCATACTTGCCTGTGTTGGTAGTGACTGCAAGCAGTTGCTGTCTGTCCCACTAGGTGCAGCATCCCGGTGGAGTGTGAATTACCTTGTCCCCTGCCTCTGTCCCTTCCTAGGTATGTCTTTGCGAAAAACCTCTTTGAGGCTGGCCACTTGAATCCATTGGAGTGGACCATTTACCAGGACTGGCAcactttcctcctgcaggagcttgGGGACCGTGCTGCTCTGCATGGCTTCCTGTATCTCCAGGCAACTCCGGAGGTAAGAGAGGGCTGCCAAAGCCAATTGCTTTCTGTGTTaactggggagggagaggaggggaagtggACTAGGCCAGCGTCTTGCTTTGCCATCACTTTGCTGCAAGGGTAGACCTCGGATCTCCAGGAGCCGCACTGGGTGTCCTGTAAGCTGGActctgctgcatccccagccGGAGCCAggacagcttctgacagtgctgAAACACTCGTTAGTGCGAGTTGCTGCCCTGTAGGACTTGGGAGCAAGGAGCCCACAGCAGCGCCTGGTCTTAATCCCAGGGCAAAGTTGATGGTTTTGCTGTAGATCCCAGAGCAGCTTCTCACCTGCCTTAATGTGTTGCCCAGATACCCGTCATGCCGCTCCTCAGTTTTAGGAGGGAGAGCTTTGGGCCCCTGTGTGCCTCTGGTGGTGTTAGCTGCCTGATGCTGAATTTTGACGGCTGTTATTGCTGCACGTGGTTTCTCCTCTTGGGCTGGTTTGCCCAACTGGCTTGTGatgcactctttttttcccctgttaaatTAGAGTCTTGTTGCTTCCTGTGTAGAAATGCCTGGAGAGGCTGCACCGGAGGGCGAGGTCTGAGGAGAAGGGAATCCAGCTGGATTATCTGCAGCAGCTTCATGCTCAGCACGAGAGCTGGCTGGTAGAGAAAACTACAGAGTGAGTGAGAGCAAGGACAGCTCGGGGTGCATCACAAAGCTTGGCTCCTTGAAACGTGTGAATAACACTGCTTTtggaggaggggggttggactagagacctcaagaggtcccttcccaGCTAAATTATTCTCTGACAACGTACAGCAGACATGCTTTTGCAACACAACGCTGTTCCTCTTGTCCCTGGGGATGGCCATCCTTTTTACGTACTGTTTGCTAATGGGCACTGCCCTTTGGGTTCTTTCTCCCTGCCACCTTCAGGATCCACTTCGCAAACTTAAGGAGCGCTTCCACGCTGGTGCTTGATGTCAATCGAGATTTCGAGCGTGATGCAGCTGCACAGGATGTCCTCATGACAAAGGTAGGCAGAGCAGACCGGCTTGCTCTTGAGCTTCTTCCTCTTAGCTGCAGGGAGTGTCGTGACTGCTCTGCCAGAGCTAGCTTAGCTCTAGCCCAGGGGGCTCTCAAAAACCCAGCAGCAGGGGGGCAGCCAGCTGTCTCATGCTGTAGGATCCTTCTTGGTATCATGATCCTCTCAAGGTCCTGTGGCTGGTACTGCAGCAGCTGGTGTTGCTGGAGGTGGATGGTAGGAAAGCAGTGATCTGGGATTACAGAAGATCTTGTGTTACTTCTCTCAGGGAATAATTCTAACCTCTGAGTCTTGGCCAGATCGCAGCAGGGCTGTGACAACCTGCCTGTCCTAATTTCCTCTGAAACTCTGGTTGGTGGGAAACCTTTCTGAAGCCGTAACATTGCTGTGTGTTGGCGAGGagctgctggactctctctgGCGTGTTGTATTTCCACAGTATATAAACGTACCCCTTCTAAGTACTTCCATGAAGAAAATAATGTGGTCCTTCTCTCAGAGCCTGTTAAACCTTTCTGCTCTATGAAGAGCCCTTGTTCAGGGGTTAACCGATTAATGACTGGCATGTGCTGTCTCGACGTGATCCGAGTGTCACGCTTTGTGAAACTGCTCTCTTCCTTGCAGGTAGAGGCTTTTGTCAAGATGCTGCGATCCGAAGCTTTGCCATCGTGCCCTAACCCTCATTCAGGAATTTAGCTCTTTGAGACTTCTTGGACCCAGCAGTATTGTTTTCCACCAAAGACTAAACTGAGCAATTGGGTGGTTAGCGTTGAATTTGGAAAGGGGTACTGTTATCTGAGCGCTCCAGCGAGCTACAGGTCCCATGCTAGCTTCTAGACTGGCTATGCCATGGGTGAAGGAAAGGATGGAGGTGCTGGAGGCTTTTGGGAGGCAGGTGAGGGGAGGCCACAACACTTTGGTAACAGGGTGAAGCATGTGTGGGCCTGGGAGAGAAGGGAGTTTTGGAGAACGGTTGCCTGGAAGAGCTTCTGAAGGGTGGTGAGGCACTGCCTTGGGTGGGTGCAGCTGTTGAGTCTGGCACTGAAGATTTTGGATCCTCACCATAAGGACAGGGGACAGATCAACTGGACTCTGCTTCCCAGCTGTCTGTCTCAGTGATTTTAACTTCTTCCCTGCCTTGGGCAAAAGATGTATTTATAGCACAGacaacacaggattttttttttaatcttgaaaaaaaacaaaaacaataccaaaaaacccaaccctttcCAAAGCTGCAGTTGTCTGATGCGCTGTGGCGTGCTCTCAGCAGGAGCTGACGTCTGGGTCTGAGAGACTTCCAAGGAAGTCTAAAGCACCTAAATCTGTGGTGCTCCCAGAGATGCAACATGCAGCATCTGCACGTCTTGCTCCTGCTCACAAGTATGTAATTCTCTGAGTGAATAAATTAATAAATCTGTGCTGTAATTCTCCCCACGGAGAGGCGGCCTGTTGCTGCAGGGGTGTAGGCCCG
The DNA window shown above is from Struthio camelus isolate bStrCam1 chromosome 27, bStrCam1.hap1, whole genome shotgun sequence and carries:
- the DGUOK gene encoding deoxyguanosine kinase, mitochondrial isoform X1, with the translated sequence MRRWGAALRLAIEGNIAVGKSTFVKLLGRKFPEWHLVTEPVAQWQKVQATGTKEASSPQSFGNLLQMIYQEPSRWSYTFQTYSCMSRLKAQLEPLAERLLKTPEPVQVFERSVYSDRCSIPVECELPCPLPLSLPRYVFAKNLFEAGHLNPLEWTIYQDWHTFLLQELGDRAALHGFLYLQATPEKCLERLHRRARSEEKGIQLDYLQQLHAQHESWLVEKTTEIHFANLRSASTLVLDVNRDFERDAAAQDVLMTKVEAFVKMLRSEALPSCPNPHSGI
- the DGUOK gene encoding deoxyguanosine kinase, mitochondrial isoform X2, which produces MRRWGAALRLAIEGNIAVGKSTFVKLLGRKFPEWHLVTEPVAQWQKVQATGTKEASSPQSFGNLLQMIYQEPSRWSYTFQTYSCMSRLKAQLEPLAERLLKTPEPVQVFERSVYSDRYVFAKNLFEAGHLNPLEWTIYQDWHTFLLQELGDRAALHGFLYLQATPEKCLERLHRRARSEEKGIQLDYLQQLHAQHESWLVEKTTEIHFANLRSASTLVLDVNRDFERDAAAQDVLMTKVEAFVKMLRSEALPSCPNPHSGI
- the DGUOK gene encoding deoxyguanosine kinase, mitochondrial isoform X3; this encodes MIYQEPSRWSYTFQTYSCMSRLKAQLEPLAERLLKTPEPVQVFERSVYSDRCSIPVECELPCPLPLSLPRYVFAKNLFEAGHLNPLEWTIYQDWHTFLLQELGDRAALHGFLYLQATPEKCLERLHRRARSEEKGIQLDYLQQLHAQHESWLVEKTTEIHFANLRSASTLVLDVNRDFERDAAAQDVLMTKVEAFVKMLRSEALPSCPNPHSGI